Below is a genomic region from Orenia metallireducens.
CTACCTTTCCAAAGATTCCACCTTTGATTGGAAAGTGCTTCTTTAAGTTCTTTACTTCTAAGATTGTATCTGACATAAAGTTCACCTCCTACTTACTTTCTGCTTTTAAGTCTAACTCTTCCCATCTATGGCATCTGACTAAATGTCCATCTTTTATCTCTTCTAATTGTGGCTCTTCTGACCAGCATTTCTCTGTTACAAAAGGGCATCTATTAGCAAATTTACAGCCTTGAGGAAAGTTAAAGGGATCTGGTACATTCCCTTCAATCGGTGTCAATCTAGTTGATCCTCCATCTACTCTAGGAATTGATTTGATTAGCCCTGCTGTATATGGATGCTCTGGATCTTTAAACAATCTCTTAACATCTGTATATTCTACTACCCTTCCTCCATACATTACTGCTACTTTATCGGCTACCTCTGCTATTACCCCTAAGTCATGGGTAATCAACATAATAGCTGTATTAAATTCATCTCTTAACTCTTTCATCAACTCTAAGATTTGTGCCTGAATCGTTACATCTAGTGCTGTCGTTGGTTCATCAGCAATTAGTAAATCTGGATTACAGGCTAAAGCCATAGCAATCATTACACGTTGCCTCATACCTCCACTCATCTGATGAGGATGATCATAAACTCTCTTCTCTGGAGAAGGAATTCCTACCTTCTCTAGCATCTCTACTGCCTTTGCTAGAGCTTCTTTCTTATCTAATCCTTGGTGTAATTGGATTGCCTCTGCAATCTGATCACCAACGGTATATACTGGATTTAAAGAGGTCATCGGTTCTTGAAAGATCATTGAGATCTCATTTCCCCGAATCTTTCTAATCTCTTTCATCGGTTTCTTTAATAAATCCTCCCCTTTGAAGATGATCTCTCCACCTACAATCTTACCTGGAGGATTTGGAATAAGTTGCATAATTGAGGCTGAGGTAACACTCTTACCTGAGCCAGATTCTCCAACTATTCCTAAGGTCTCTCCTTTATTAATACTAAAGCTTACTCCATCTACAGCCTTAACTACCCCTTTATCTAAAAAGAAATGGGTCTGTAAATTATTTACCTCTAGAATCTTTTCATTCATCTTCTCACCTCCGTAATTCCCTTTTACTTATCCTTCATCTTAGGATCTAATGCATCACGTAGTCCATCACCAAATAAGTTAAATCCTAATACTGTAATAGCAATTGCTACCCCTGGAAAAGCAACTACCCATGGTGCTATCTGCAAAGATGCTCTACCAGCACTTAACATAGCTCCCCACTCTGGTGTTGGTGGTTGAGCTCCCAATCCTAAGAAGCTTAAGCTTGCTGCTTCTAAGATAGCTCCTGCTATACTTAATGTAGATTGAACGATTAATGGAGCTAAACAGTTAGGTAATAGATGACCAAGCATAATTCTTAAATCACTTGCACCTAAAGATTTAGCTGCTTCAATATACTCTTCCTCCTTGACTGTTAACACAGAAGATCTAACAATTCTAGCAAAACGAGGAAGATTTACAATTCCAATAGCCAACATAGCATTACTTAGCTGTGGTCCCAAGATTGCCATAATAGCAATCGCTAGTAATATACTAGGAAAGGCAAGCATAATATCCATAAACCTCATAATCAACATATCGATCTTGCCACCATAATATCCTGCTACAACCCCAGCAGCAACTCCAAATACTAAAGCTATCCCTACTGAAATCAGACCTACCTGTAATGAAATTCTAGAACCATAAATAATCCGACTCAATATATCTCTACCTAAATCATCAGTCCCCAATAAATGTTGGACAGATGGTGCCTTTAACCTATATAAAATCTTTGTCTCTAAAGGATCATAAGGAGCTAATAAAGGAGCAAAAACTGCAGTTAATATTAACAAACCTATAATTCCTAACCCAATCATAGCAGCCTTATTTTTAAGCAACTGTTTCCATGCCTCAAACCATAATCCCTTACTCTTACTTTTATCAGTTTGAGGCATTTGATTCTCTATTTGAACTTCTAGATTCTCCATTTTAAACCTCCTCAAATTAAGTTTAAGCTTAAGCGTAAGATTAAGTAGACCTCAATTTATTACTTAAACTTAATCTAAAACTCAGAATTAATTATAATGTATCTTAGGATCAATAACCCCATATAATAAATCAACCAGTAGATTTACAAAAACAAAAGTAGTCGATAAAACTAATACAGAACCCTGCACTGCTGGGAAATCACGAGATAAGATAGCTGTTACAGAGTATTTACCTACACCTGGCCATGAGAAGATAGTCTCTGTTAAAACTGCTCCCCCTAATAAGAGTCCAAATTGCAGTCCAATAACTGTTACAATTGGAATCAATGCATTTCTTAGAGCATGCTTATAGACAACAACTTTATTACTTAGACCTTTAGCATGAGCAGTCTTAATATAATCTTTACTCAATACTTCTAACATACTAGAGCGGGTCATTCTTGCAATAATAGCCATTGGAATAGTTGCTAAAGAAAAGCTAGGTAAGACCAAGTGGTATAAAGAGTCCTTTAAAGCAACCCAATTCCCTGTTAAGATACTATCTAATACATAAAAGTTAGTTATATTATTTAACTCTACCCCTACACTCAAGCGTGCTGAAGGAGGAAACCATCCTAATTTAAAAGAGAATAACCAGATTACCATCAATCCAAGCCAGAAGATAGGCATAGAGACTCCAGCCAAAGCTCCAGTCATTGTTAGATAATCGATAATAGAATATTTTTTAGTAGCAGAGATAATTCCTACTGGAACTCCAACTAAAACAGCCACTAGCATACTGGCTATAGTCAATTCAATCGTTGCTGGGTAACGTTCAAATAATTCAGTAGTAATCTTTTCATTACTGAAGATAGAACGACCTAAATCACCCTTTAATAAGTTCTTCATAAATCCTAAATACTGTTGGTATAATGGGTCATTTAACCCCATCTGTTCTCTTAATCTTGCCACATCCTCTGGAGTTGCTCTCTCTCCTAACATAATCTTAGCAGGATCTCCAGGAATTAAATGAATCATCAAAAAGACCGCTATCGATACTCCAATCAGAATTGGAATCAATAATAACAATCTACGAATTATATAAGTAAGCATTTTTTGTATTGCACTCCCTTCCTTGTAAAGCGGTTATAGGTTATGAGTGACGAGTCAACAGTAATTACAAAATTTATACACTCACTCGTTACTCAATACTGATAGTTTTAAATTTAAAGATATATAACACTTGTACTTTTATAAAGATTGATATAATAAAGAAAAAATATTACAACATCTTTTTAGAACTGATAATTAAGGCTTTAAATTGAAGAAAATTAATGTTTGAATGTAGCAGGTATTCTAAAGAAATAATAGATTTAAGATAATCTTTGAATTAGGAATCTTAAATTTCTTAATCTCAATAGATGTTGATTGCGTAGTGAGTGGGCTCTGCCACGAAGAGTCTTGCTCTAGGTTTACCACGAAGGGTTTGGTTTTTAAACCCATAGGTAGACTCGTAGGTTAATTCTTTTCTAGACCTTTTAGTTACTTTTATGGCGCCCTGAAGGAAGTGTTCTTTCTTCCTGAGGAAGTACTCTTGGGGTGCAATGATAAAAGTAACACGGAAAAAAGCCGATAAGCTTTCCCATAACATTTTTTAATTAAATTAGTGAAACATTTCTTTACTTTCCAAATTAAAAGTATCACAATATACCCATTACTTGATATTATAATACAATTTCATTAATAAAAAATTTATATAGATAAACAATCTTATTGAGTATTAAATATAGGGATTTGAATATTCAAATCCCTATATTATAAAATCTATTTATTTCTTCAACCAAACCTTATTTAAATGTTCAATTCCTAAAGGACTTGGAATATAGTTCATTACCTTATTTTCAAGAGAAATTGCTGGTGTAGAGTGTACCATTGGAACCCAAGGAGCATCTTTGTGGATAACTACTTGAGCTTCTTCATAAAGCTTAGTTCTTTCATCTTGACTAGTAGATGTTTGAGCTTTGATTAATAAATCATGTAGTTCATCACTCTTATAGAAAGAGTAATTTCCTGAACTTCCTTTGATAGCATTATCTTTATCTAATAATACATATAAGAAGTTATCTGGGTCACCATTATCTCCAGTCCATCCCATTAGAGCCATATCATGCTCTCCATTCTCTAACTTCTCTAAATAAGTTCCCCACTCATAAGATTTAATCTCAGCTTCAACACCAATCTTCTTCAAATCAGCTTGGATAGCTTGAGCAATTAATTGTGGTTGAGGCATATATGGTCTTGGAACTGGCATTGCCCATAAAGTAGTCTTAAATCCATTTGGATATCCAGCTTCAGCTAATAACTCTTTTGCTTTTTCTACATTATATTCATAAGCTTCAATCTCATCATTATATCCCCATAATGATGGTGGTAATGGATTCTTAGCAGGCTCTGCTAATCCAGCATATAGAGCTTTAATAATCTCTTCTTTATTAATTGCATGATTGATAGCTTTTCTTACTAAGTTATTGTCAAAAGGTTCTTTATCAAAGTTCATTGCTAAGTAACCAACATTCATACTAGGTCTTAAAGATAGTTTTAATTTATCGTTACTCTTAACCTGTGGTACACTATTTGGATTAGTTCCATCCATCATATGAATTGAGCCAGATTGTAATTCGATAAATCTTGCAGTATTTTCAGGAATGCTTCTAAATACTATACCTTCAAGATAAGGCTTACCTTGCCAGTAATCTTCATTTCTTTTTAATACAACTCTATCTCCACGTCTCCATTCTTCTAACTTAAATGCTCCTGTTCCAACAGGATTTTTGAAGTAATCTTCTCCATATTTCTTAATTGCTGTTGGACTAGAGATAGCAAATGGTGCCATTGCTAAGTTTGAAATAAAAGGTGCAGATGGAGTATTTAAAGTAAATTTAACTGTATATTCATCAACTGCTTCTACCTTATCAACGATACCAGGGAATCCACCAAACATATATCCCCAATAAGCAAACTTACCATGATGATATGGATGATCTTCCTTCATCCATCTTTCAACATTAAATACAACTGCATCAGCATTAAAGTTAGTTCCATCATGGAACCTAACCCCTTCTTCTAATTTAAAAGTCCATACTAACCCATCCTCAGACGTCTCCCAACTTTTTGCCAAAGATGGAATTACTTTAGTATTTCCTGCTTCATAGTCGACTAAAGTGTCAAAAATTTGCATTGTTACCTTCATTGACTCACCATCAGTTACATCAGCAGGGTCTAATTTTACTGAATCCCCACCACGACCATAAATCAATGTTCCACCAAACTTATCCTCTTCTGAAACTTGTTGATTTGCTTCCTTCTCAACTTCTGGATTAGCAGGCTTGGCACTTTCATTACTACATCCTAATACTAAAACTGCTAATAAACTGATTACTAAAAATAGCATCAAACTCTTTCTTCTCACGACTTCTTCCTCCTCATAAATTTCTTTTTTATATAAGTTAAAACTAGACCTAATAATTGAAATTATAAGACTAGTTAAACTCGTTTAAAAGCAATTAATCATCATATTTATTTCCATTAATCCCCAGCTATCAATAAATATTACATAAAATTTAATCCTGCCAAACCAAAATATAACTTACACACATAAGTCATCTAGATCAAAAAATAAAAAATTCTAAACCAATTTGAGTCAGTTTAGAGTTGAATTACTGCAAAATTACTTATATAACAAACATAAGTAATACAAATATGTAATAAAAAATAGATAGACTACCAGTATATTTAAAATTAACATATACTTTGCTATCATTCTTATTAATCAATTACTATTATACTCAACTTCTAAGCTACTCATATTTTCAAATTCTAATCAAACATATCTACTCTACTAATTACTTATCTACTAATAATTATTCCTTCTTGTTGATAATTATACTTAAAATCTTTCTTTTTGTCAAATTTTTTTAGATAATTGTAAATTATAAAGAATTTTGATAAGAAAGTATTGATTAGTTAATAAAAACAAAGAGCAGTTAAAAAACTGCTCTTTGTTTTTAAATCTATTAAATTATATTTCATCTGAATAATGGCAAGCAGTAAAGTGTCCATCAACTTTTTCTTCAAACTTTGGTACCTCTGTCTTACATCTATCCTTAGCAAAAGGACACCTTGTATGGAAAGAGCATCCACTTGGTGGATTGATTGGACTTGGTACATCCCCCTCTAAGATTATCTTCTCTCTTGTCTTCTCTGGATCTGGAATTGGTATTGCTGATAATAGTGCTTTTGTATACGGGTGTTTTGGATTATTATACAATTCATCCTTATCTGCTAGCTCTACCATTCTACCTAGATACATTACCGCCACTCTATCACTAATATGGCGGACAACACTTAAATCATGGGCGATAAAGATATAGGTTAATCCTAATTCTTCTTGTAAGTCTTGCATCAAGTTTACTACCTGTGCTTGTACCGATACATCAAGGGCTGATACTGGTTCATCACAGACGATTATCTTTGGGTCTACTGCCAAGGCTCTAGCAATTCCTACCCTCTGGCGTTGCCCTCCACTGAATTCATGAGGGTATCTCTTGGCATAGTTTGGCTGTAATCCTACCCTATCTAATAAATCTTTTACCTTCTTTTCTCTATCTTTAGGTGTGCCAATCCCATGAATCTTCATGGGTTCTGCAATGATCTCACCTACTGTCATCCTTGGATTCAAAGAGGCATATGGGTCTTGGAAGATCATCTGCATCTCTCTTCTTAAATCTCTCATCTCTTTTTTATCTAAGTCTAAGATATTCTGCCCTTCAAAGATTACTTCACCTTCTGTTGCTTCTAATAGTCTTAATAATAGCCGTCCTGTTGTTGATTTACCACAACCTGACTCACCTACTAGTCCTAGAGTCTCTCCACGTTTTACTTCAAAGTTAAGCCCATCTACTGCCTTTACTGAGTTTACTACCTTTCCAAAGATTCCACCTTTGATTGGAAAGTGCTTCTTTAAGTTCTTTACTTCTAAGATTGTATCTGACATAAAGTTCACCTCCTACTTACTTTCTGCTTTTAAGTCTAACTCTTCCCATCTATGGCATCTGACTAAATGTCCATCTTTTATCTCTTCTAATTGTGGCTCTTCTGACCAGCATTTCTCTGTTACAAAAGGGCATCTATTAGCAAATTTACAGCCTTGAGGAAAGTTAAAGGGATCTGGTACATTCCCTTCAATCGGTGTCAATCTAGTTGATCCTCCATCTACTCTAGGAATTGATTTGATTAGCCCTGCTGTATATGGATGCTCTGGATCTTTAAACAATCTCTTAACATCTGTATATTCTACTACCCTTCCTCCATACATTACTGCTACTTTATCGGCTACCTCTGCTATTACCCCTAAGTCATGGGTAATCAACATAATAGCTGTATTAAATTCATCTCTTAACTCTTTCATCAACTCTAAGATTTGTGCCTGAATCGTTACATCTAGTGCTGTCGTTGGTTCATCAGCAATTAGTAAATCTGGATTACAGGCTAAAGCCATAGCAATCATTACACGTTGCCTCATACCTCCACTCATCTGATGAGGATGATCATAAACTCTCTTCTCTGGAGAAGGAATTCCTACCTTCTCTAGCATCTCTACTGCCTTTGCTAGAGCTTCTTTCTTATCTAATCCTTGGTGTAATTGGATTGCCTCTGCAATCTGATCACCAACGGTATATACTGGATTTAAAGAGGTCATCGGTTCTTGAAAGATCATTGAGATCTCATTTCCCCGAATCTTTCTAATCTCTTTCATCGGTTTCTTTAATAAATCCTCCCCTTTGAAGATGATCTCTCCACCTACAATCTTACCTGGAGGATTTGGAATAAGTTGCATAATTGAGGCTGAGGTAACACTCTTACCTGAGCCAGATTCTCCAACTATTCCTAAGGTCTCTCCTTTATTAATACTAAAGCTTACTCCATCTACAGCCTTAACTACCCCTTTATCTAAAAAGAAATGGGTCTGTAAATTATTTACCTCTAGAATCTTTTCATTCATCTTCTCACCTCCGTAATTCCCTTTTACTTATCCTTCATCTTAGGATCTAAAGCATCTCGTAATCCATCACCAAATATATTAAATGCCAATACAGTAATCATAATTGCTGCTCCTGGAAACATCATCATCCTTGGATGGCTTCTTAGATACTCCTTACCAGTACTTAGCATCAATCCCCAACTTGGAGTTGGTGGTTGAGCACCCAAACCTAAGAAACTCAATCCCGCTTCAGCTAAAATGGCACTAGCCACACCCAAAGTTACTGTAACAATAATAGGTGCTAAAGTATTTGGAATAACATGCTTAAAGATAATTCTAACATCATTAGCACCTAAAGATTTAGCTGCTTCAACATATTCTTCTTCCTTTAAAGCCATGACTTGTCCTCTAACGATACGAGCAAGACCTGGCCAACTAATCAGACCTAAAGCCACAAAGATTTTCTCAATACCTGGATCTTGAAAGACTGCCATAATTGCAATAGCAAATAACATAAATGGGAAAGCCAAGAAAACATTAATTAAATAAGAGATAATATCATCGACCAGCCCACCATAATATCCAGCTAATGCCCCTAAGATAATTCCAATTACTATAGCAATTGCCTGAGTAATAAAGCCAACGGTCAAGGAAATCTGTGCACCATAAATAATTCTACTAAAAACATCACGACCTAATTTATCTGTACCAAAGGGATGCTCTAAACTTGGACTTTGCATAGATAACTCTATCTTCCCTTCCTCCATTACTGGAGAGAAGTATGGGTCATATGGAGCAATCCAACGAGCAAATACCGCTACTAATACCAAGGCTATCGTAACATATAATCCAACCATAGCCATTCTATTCTTTTTTAATCTTTTCCATGCATCACGCCATGGACTATGAACTTCTTCGTTAGAAGCTTCTATATTCTGCTTAACCTCTACTTGCGTTTCCATGAGTTTAACCTCCTTTTTCTACTTCACATTACCCAATCTCTTTTGAATTAAGTATACTTATATAAGTTATTGAAAACTTAAAAAATTATATATCTACATAATTATGCATCTTAAAATCTGCAATATATTAGTCAAATCTAATTCTAGGATCTAATACACCATAACTTAAGTCAACCAATAAGTTAACTACTATAAAGATAGCCGCTAAGAACAATACTGTACCTTGAATAAGTGGGAAATCCCTCTTCATAACAGCATCTACAGCCATTCTACCAACACCTGGCCATGAAAACACCCTCTCTGTAATAACAGTACCACCTAATAAATATCCTAATTGGGTCCCAATAACAGTAATAACAGGAATCAATGCATTTCTTAATCCATGCTTAATAACTACTACCTTTTCACTTAAACCTTTTGCTCTAGCAGTCTTGATATAGTCCTTACCGATAACCTCTAACATACTAGAACGAGTCATCCTAGCAATACGAGCAGCCTGTCTACTTCCTAATGCAATGGCTGGTAAGATTAAATGTTGCCAACTTCCATATCCTCCTACTGGTAGCAAATCCATATTTAATGCTACTACCCAAATTAAAATCAGCCCTAACCAATAAACTGGCATTGAAACTCCAATCATAGCCAAAGTCATAAATAAGTAGTCCCAAATAGAATAGGGTTTAACAGCCGAGATAATTCCTGCACTTACCCCTAAGATAATTGAAACAACCATGGCTCCTAATGCTAATTGAGCTGTAGCTGGAAAACGCTCTGCTATCATCTCTGTTACTGGTCTTTTAGCTGTAAATGATTTACCTAAATCCCCTTTGAAAAGCCTTCCAATAAATCTAACATACTGCATATACAAGGGATCATTTAACCCCATCTCTTCTCTAATCATTTCAATAGTATCTGGATCAGCATGCTGTCCCATAGCAATTCTCACAGGATCTCCTGGAACAAAAACAAAGTTAAGTAAAAAAACTATTGTAGCAAGTCCAATTAAGATCGGAATAGACATTAAGCTCTTACGTAAAATATAAGTTATCACTTCTCTACCACCTTTCTACTAATTCATTAATGAATTAATTATAATATAGAATAAAATAACATAAACTCAATGTACCTTAAAGCTCTTATACCATAAAAACACTAAAAATAAAATCATTCCCTTACAATAAAAAAAATGTAATATTGGAGTTTTAAAA
It encodes:
- a CDS encoding ABC transporter ATP-binding protein; protein product: MNEKILEVNNLQTHFFLDKGVVKAVDGVSFSINKGETLGIVGESGSGKSVTSASIMQLIPNPPGKIVGGEIIFKGEDLLKKPMKEIRKIRGNEISMIFQEPMTSLNPVYTVGDQIAEAIQLHQGLDKKEALAKAVEMLEKVGIPSPEKRVYDHPHQMSGGMRQRVMIAMALACNPDLLIADEPTTALDVTIQAQILELMKELRDEFNTAIMLITHDLGVIAEVADKVAVMYGGRVVEYTDVKRLFKDPEHPYTAGLIKSIPRVDGGSTRLTPIEGNVPDPFNFPQGCKFANRCPFVTEKCWSEEPQLEEIKDGHLVRCHRWEELDLKAESK
- the nikC gene encoding nickel transporter permease; this encodes MENLEVQIENQMPQTDKSKSKGLWFEAWKQLLKNKAAMIGLGIIGLLILTAVFAPLLAPYDPLETKILYRLKAPSVQHLLGTDDLGRDILSRIIYGSRISLQVGLISVGIALVFGVAAGVVAGYYGGKIDMLIMRFMDIMLAFPSILLAIAIMAILGPQLSNAMLAIGIVNLPRFARIVRSSVLTVKEEEYIEAAKSLGASDLRIMLGHLLPNCLAPLIVQSTLSIAGAILEAASLSFLGLGAQPPTPEWGAMLSAGRASLQIAPWVVAFPGVAIAITVLGFNLFGDGLRDALDPKMKDK
- a CDS encoding ABC transporter permease, with the translated sequence MLTYIIRRLLLLIPILIGVSIAVFLMIHLIPGDPAKIMLGERATPEDVARLREQMGLNDPLYQQYLGFMKNLLKGDLGRSIFSNEKITTELFERYPATIELTIASMLVAVLVGVPVGIISATKKYSIIDYLTMTGALAGVSMPIFWLGLMVIWLFSFKLGWFPPSARLSVGVELNNITNFYVLDSILTGNWVALKDSLYHLVLPSFSLATIPMAIIARMTRSSMLEVLSKDYIKTAHAKGLSNKVVVYKHALRNALIPIVTVIGLQFGLLLGGAVLTETIFSWPGVGKYSVTAILSRDFPAVQGSVLVLSTTFVFVNLLVDLLYGVIDPKIHYN
- a CDS encoding ABC transporter substrate-binding protein — encoded protein: MLFLVISLLAVLVLGCSNESAKPANPEVEKEANQQVSEEDKFGGTLIYGRGGDSVKLDPADVTDGESMKVTMQIFDTLVDYEAGNTKVIPSLAKSWETSEDGLVWTFKLEEGVRFHDGTNFNADAVVFNVERWMKEDHPYHHGKFAYWGYMFGGFPGIVDKVEAVDEYTVKFTLNTPSAPFISNLAMAPFAISSPTAIKKYGEDYFKNPVGTGAFKLEEWRRGDRVVLKRNEDYWQGKPYLEGIVFRSIPENTARFIELQSGSIHMMDGTNPNSVPQVKSNDKLKLSLRPSMNVGYLAMNFDKEPFDNNLVRKAINHAINKEEIIKALYAGLAEPAKNPLPPSLWGYNDEIEAYEYNVEKAKELLAEAGYPNGFKTTLWAMPVPRPYMPQPQLIAQAIQADLKKIGVEAEIKSYEWGTYLEKLENGEHDMALMGWTGDNGDPDNFLYVLLDKDNAIKGSSGNYSFYKSDELHDLLIKAQTSTSQDERTKLYEEAQVVIHKDAPWVPMVHSTPAISLENKVMNYIPSPLGIEHLNKVWLKK
- a CDS encoding ABC transporter ATP-binding protein, which translates into the protein MSDTILEVKNLKKHFPIKGGIFGKVVNSVKAVDGLNFEVKRGETLGLVGESGCGKSTTGRLLLRLLEATEGEVIFEGQNILDLDKKEMRDLRREMQMIFQDPYASLNPRMTVGEIIAEPMKIHGIGTPKDREKKVKDLLDRVGLQPNYAKRYPHEFSGGQRQRVGIARALAVDPKIIVCDEPVSALDVSVQAQVVNLMQDLQEELGLTYIFIAHDLSVVRHISDRVAVMYLGRMVELADKDELYNNPKHPYTKALLSAIPIPDPEKTREKIILEGDVPSPINPPSGCSFHTRCPFAKDRCKTEVPKFEEKVDGHFTACHYSDEI
- a CDS encoding ABC transporter permease, with the translated sequence METQVEVKQNIEASNEEVHSPWRDAWKRLKKNRMAMVGLYVTIALVLVAVFARWIAPYDPYFSPVMEEGKIELSMQSPSLEHPFGTDKLGRDVFSRIIYGAQISLTVGFITQAIAIVIGIILGALAGYYGGLVDDIISYLINVFLAFPFMLFAIAIMAVFQDPGIEKIFVALGLISWPGLARIVRGQVMALKEEEYVEAAKSLGANDVRIIFKHVIPNTLAPIIVTVTLGVASAILAEAGLSFLGLGAQPPTPSWGLMLSTGKEYLRSHPRMMMFPGAAIMITVLAFNIFGDGLRDALDPKMKDK
- the nikB gene encoding nickel ABC transporter permease is translated as MITYILRKSLMSIPILIGLATIVFLLNFVFVPGDPVRIAMGQHADPDTIEMIREEMGLNDPLYMQYVRFIGRLFKGDLGKSFTAKRPVTEMIAERFPATAQLALGAMVVSIILGVSAGIISAVKPYSIWDYLFMTLAMIGVSMPVYWLGLILIWVVALNMDLLPVGGYGSWQHLILPAIALGSRQAARIARMTRSSMLEVIGKDYIKTARAKGLSEKVVVIKHGLRNALIPVITVIGTQLGYLLGGTVITERVFSWPGVGRMAVDAVMKRDFPLIQGTVLFLAAIFIVVNLLVDLSYGVLDPRIRFD